In Clostridium sp., one DNA window encodes the following:
- a CDS encoding Gfo/Idh/MocA family oxidoreductase: MDKVKIAVVGVGALGEMHAANIQNKIANAEVVAICDGKDRAEKVKKELNIKYAYTDFDEMMKNDEIDALVIATSVAAHKYQAIRACEKQIHVFCEKPVGKTTGECLEIEKAVKKNGGKIFTVGFMRRFDPSYAAAMQKIREGVIGEPIFFRGYSLDPITVVPFHLQRQREGNAASFFKEMSVHDVDLSRWYLGGDFESVYVRGGGYVYKEFEKYRDVDNGWSMVNFKNGRCAFIYCGRTAPQCDVESEIVGTEGTIRIGTNPNRTRMQIYKNFSVIDESLTTFFERWEQAFLLEMQNFANCIQQGTFPEITAHDGTMASISIDMLQESYESNKIIYDGFMLQK, from the coding sequence GTGGATAAGGTAAAAATTGCCGTTGTAGGAGTAGGTGCTTTAGGAGAGATGCATGCTGCCAATATTCAAAATAAAATTGCAAATGCAGAGGTAGTTGCAATTTGTGATGGCAAAGACCGTGCTGAAAAAGTGAAAAAAGAACTCAATATAAAATATGCCTATACAGATTTCGATGAAATGATGAAAAATGATGAAATAGATGCACTTGTTATTGCAACTTCTGTTGCTGCTCATAAGTATCAGGCAATTAGAGCATGTGAGAAGCAGATACATGTATTTTGTGAAAAGCCAGTTGGGAAAACAACAGGAGAATGCTTGGAAATTGAGAAAGCTGTTAAGAAAAACGGCGGAAAGATATTTACTGTTGGATTTATGAGAAGGTTTGATCCTTCCTATGCGGCAGCAATGCAGAAAATCAGGGAAGGTGTAATTGGTGAACCAATATTTTTCAGGGGATACAGTTTGGACCCTATAACCGTTGTTCCTTTTCATCTTCAGAGGCAGAGAGAGGGGAATGCAGCATCCTTTTTCAAGGAAATGTCGGTTCATGATGTGGACTTGTCCAGGTGGTATCTAGGTGGGGATTTTGAATCAGTATATGTAAGGGGAGGCGGCTATGTCTACAAGGAATTTGAAAAATACAGGGATGTCGACAACGGATGGTCCATGGTGAATTTTAAAAATGGCAGGTGTGCCTTCATTTATTGTGGACGTACAGCTCCTCAATGTGATGTGGAATCTGAAATAGTAGGTACAGAAGGTACAATTCGTATCGGTACAAATCCTAATAGGACCAGAATGCAGATATATAAAAATTTCAGCGTCATTGATGAATCACTAACTACTTTTTTTGAAAGATGGGAGCAGGCATTTTTATTGGAAATGCAAAATTTTGCAAATTGTATTCAACAAGGAACATTTCCGGAGATTACCGCGCATGATGGTACAATGGCATCAATATCCATTGACATGCTTCAGGAGTCATATGAATCCAATAAGATAATATATGATGGATTTATGTTGCAAAAGTAA